In the genome of Mercurialis annua linkage group LG8, ddMerAnnu1.2, whole genome shotgun sequence, the window AATAACAAATTTCTTCAGTTCAAAACAATGGAAAACTTATTTTAGAGAAATATCGAATTGAactagttttatatttttagtcgAACCAATTGTACCAATCAGATAAATATATTATCACATTCAAATTAGTTTATAAAAGACTTGTCGAATGTTACTATTCATCTAATCAaatagttttaaattattacagTTTTCAgctcaaaataattaaaaaccatacttttaaattttagagaatTATCAAACCAAACTAACATTCAATATCCAGTCAAATCAATAAGCCAACCAGTTAAATGAATTGGCACACTCGAActagtaaataaaaaatcatttttttacagttcaaccggtttaaaagtttataatttttacatttttttccaCTTCGAAGTAATTAAAATCCGTATTTCTACTTTTAGAGAAATATCAAACCGAATTGATATTTGGTTTTAGTCGATCCAGTTGAACCGACCGGCCCGattcgatttttttaaaaacaatgcATTAAAGTATTCAACAACTACAATAGTACTAAACACAAACTACTACATCAAAGTCTTAAACTTTGAAAATTTGCTAGTCCTTCACATTAGGTCCCACACACTCATCATCACCTTCTCCACTTCACAACCCTTCCGTGACTGTCACtccactttctctctctaactctcactttctctctctaaaacttATTCTAAAAGCACACTTATTTTGACTTGACCCCATTTCTAGTCTCCTTTCATAaacacttaaaaaaatataatttcattcttgggtttttttaatttttcttcacttctctctctaaaatttcacttatctctctaaaaaaaccaaaaaatggAAGCTTTTTCATTCTTGATCTTCTCTCTTCCCTTTCTCTTCCTTTTTTCCCCTTCTCTTTGTACAAATTCTGAAGGTAATTTGTAATTCTGAAGAAcgatttaaaactttttaaattgtaactattataaattaaaagggTATTTATGTAAATTTGATTTGGTATTTTGCAGTTCTTGAAATAAAATTTGTGGTTTATTGATTTTGTGAGCACAATTATAAGTTGTAACTAGTTTAACTTTAAAGGGTATTTCTGTCATTTTGattttgtatattttgtgtGCTTTGGATTACAATTTGtagttttttgattttattctcTCTGAAGAAAGATTAAAACCTTATGAATTGTAACTATTTTGATTTAGAAGAGTATTTCtgcaattttaatttgataaattttgctGTTCTTGGATTAAACATTTGtgggtttttttattttgtgattCTCCGTGAAGAaagatttaaaactttataatttgcaactattttgatttaaaagggCATTTCTGTAATTTTGATTTGGTATTTTGTGTTCTTGGATTAAAATTTGTTGGATTTTGATATTGTGAGCAGGAAATGCTTTGCATGCATTGAGAAGTAAGCTGTCTGATCCGACCAATGTGTTGCAGAGTTGGGACCCAACTCTCGTTAATCCTTGTACTTGGTTTCATGTCACTTGTGATTCTAACAATCATGTGATTCGattgtgagttttttttttgttttttaatgttttatgtttgattttaagtttgttttgcttcaattaTTGATGAAATTATGTGGTTTGGTTTCTATAATTTTCAGGGATTTGGGAAATTCTAACATTTCTGGATCTTTAGGACCAGAATTAGGCCAATTGGAGCATCTACAGTACTTGTATGTTCCTCTTTAACTTCAATTTGTCATAAAATTTACATTTGCTTGATTAAAATTAGTGCATAATTgcttaaaattatatttactaAGCAGTAGGGGCGTAAACGAGCTGAGCTATTCTCGAGTTACTCAAGGTCGACTCGTAAAATTCGAGTAGATATTGAGCTTGAGCTATTTGAGAGTAACTCGAGATCAACTCGAAAAATTTGAGTAAAACTCGAGCTTGCTTTTCGAGAGTTACTCGAGATAACTCGAAATATTCAAGTAAACTCAAGCTAGAGCTACTGGGCCAAGCTCCAGTATCATATAAAGATACTCGAGCTGGAGCTATTCGAATATTTTTTCGAGCCAAGCTCAAGTATCAAATAAAGAGACTCGAGGTTGAGCTACTGGAATTTAATCTCGAGCCAAGCTCAAGTATTagataaagagacttgcgagTCTTGAGGAGTCTAAACAGGAGGTGTAAAATTTCTTGGCATAACTTGGGCTTTGCTCAGCTCGTTTCCACCCCTACTTAACATAGTATTGAGGTGTTTGAATAATTTTGTGGAAGCGAGGTTTAGAATAATGTCAAAGACCTAGTAAAGCTtaatataattctttattttttttaatcgtttgtttgctatggattttgaaaattattgaaTTGGGTTGCAGGGAGCTTTATAGGAATGAGATAGGAGGTAAAATTCCAAAGGAGTTGAGTAATTTGAAAAATCTTGTTAGCATGGATTTGTATGACAATAAATTTGAAGGAGAAATTCCCAAGTCCTTTGCCAAATTGAACTCATTGAGATTCCTGTAAGTTTTTCACTTTTAAGTTTAAATGTCTAAATAGTAATCGAAAAATACCCAATTTATGAATCTCGCTTTCTTGAATTTTCTAATATTAAGTTTGGTTCGATTACACAGACGGTTGAACAACAACAAGTTAAGTGGTTCCATTCCTAGGGAGCTTACTACCCTTAAAGACCTCAAAGTTTTGTAAGTAAAGTCATTTAAATGACTCTTTTTCAATTTTCTGTTTATTTGtctaattaattatgttttcgTTTTTTTGATTTCGCTATATGCAGTGATGTGTCTAATAATGATCTCTGTGGAACAATTCCGGTTGATGGCCCTTTTTCTACTTTCCCAATGGAAAGGTACCATTTTATCCTATCAAATAAGTTTATGCTTTTTTTCCAATCAGGTTTTGGGTTTCCTGTTTCTTCTTATTATCACATGGAATTTGCTTTTTAGTTGTGTAGTTTACTAATATTGTAGAAACCGAGCAATTTAAGCGTCGATTAGGTCAAAGTGTAACTTAAGTATTTCATATTGGGTACGAACCAAAGAGTCCTTTTAGCGACGAGCTTGTTTGAGTTATTAAAATGTTCCTATTGATTGAAGTGAGGTCATAGGAACTCAGTTACTCTGCATGATTAGTTTTGAATATGCAATGCAACTGAAAGGCGGCATATATGGCCTTTTCAGATTACCTAACCATCTCACAAGCAGCGAGTGCAAAACCCGACAACCATTGGGCAGATTATTTACTGAGTTTTAGATCTAGTCTTTTAGTCGAGACAAATTTCACTTCGTTCTGCTGTTGTCACCACTCGCATTGCAGACTAACTATTTAAATAAGGTTCAAATGAAAGACGGTTTCTGCCTTTACTGAGCGAAAACGTTCTTCAAGATTGTGAATCAAGTATCGTAATTCAGACAAGTAGTTTGTTCTTTGTTGTGTACACATTCCTTGTTATACATCAAGTTAATCTAGTGTTTGTCAAAAGCAAAAGTCTATTGTATCTAACTGTCTTTTCTGGAGTAAGTGACTCGTTGACGACAATGCTCATGAAAAACAAGAAACTTGTTTAGTTTTCGACTTACGGTCTCGACTTGCACCGTTTGTGTAACTAATTACTTTCTGAAATTGTTACAGTTACGAAAACAACAGGCTGAACGGACCAGAGTTGAAGGGTCTCGTGCCGTACGACTTTGGATGCTGAAGCCAACGCAACTCGACATGGTTTAATATGAAGAATGTGATGGTATAAGATTTAACAATGATAAATATATA includes:
- the LOC126661346 gene encoding leucine-rich repeat protein 2-like, which produces MEAFSFLIFSLPFLFLFSPSLCTNSEGNALHALRSKLSDPTNVLQSWDPTLVNPCTWFHVTCDSNNHVIRLDLGNSNISGSLGPELGQLEHLQYLELYRNEIGGKIPKELSNLKNLVSMDLYDNKFEGEIPKSFAKLNSLRFLRLNNNKLSGSIPRELTTLKDLKVFDVSNNDLCGTIPVDGPFSTFPMESYENNRLNGPELKGLVPYDFGC